TGGGACTGACCTGAAGGGAGAAAATCCTCACAGCTGGCTCTCTTGGGCCAAAGGTTCTGTCTTGGTCTTTGCATCTGCGCCAAGTTTTCTCACCCTATCTCTTCACAATGCCTACTATTAGCCCTGTTTCTCAACGAGCCGGTGAGAAAAAGCTTCCTCCTTTGCAGGCAAACTCCTGTGTGTCATGATCTGCAACTCCTGAGGGATGGCAGTGGCCTCTCCAAGCAGCCCTGGATGCTGGGATGGTATGGTAGACCACCCCCTTGCCATGCATAGAGCCCTTCCTGACCGACGGCTCTCCTGCAGACCTGGCTCCGTGCAGGCTCCTCCAGAGAccaggctccagccctgctctgagGAGGTGTCTTCACAGACGCAGCCCCCCCAGGGCTCGGGTCTCCTGGTACCTGTGAACGGTGGAGAGCCAGACTAGCGGCACAGAGCCGAGCGGTGTGTCACTTCCCCACAGAGAGGGACGTTTTCCCTCGTGCGTGTCCCAGGCACTGTCTCTCGGAGCAGGCTGAGGTGCACCAAGGTCGCTAGAGCTGCCTCGTCTGCTCAGCCCCGAGGGCTGGAAACAGCAACTGAGGTTCGTGGCCAAGAACTCCCCTGTGTAGCTCCAGCCCCAGCGCCGTGTTGCTGCCTCTTAGCAGGATCTCCAAGCCTGAAGGAGAGCTTTTCTTGTAGTTCCTTATTCCCAGGAGGAACGGGGCAGGATGACTCTTGTGCCTGAGTAGCAAAACGCACCGAGGGCTGGACCACAGCTGGGGAGCACACGTGGGTCCTGTTGCCGCAGTGCAATGCTTTTAGCTCTCTCCTGTGCTGCCAGATGGCTGAAGCATGGGCCACGGTTACCCTTAGTCCTGCTCCACGAGCACTGGTGCTGTTCAGGGATCTTGGACCAGCAGAGCTTCCAGCCACCCCAGCAAGTTTTGGCCCCCAGTTCCTGATACCGATGTGGAGGGGACACTGGCGGTAGCTGGAGTCTCCTGTTCTTGTCCCTGTGGATCCCTTCTCCCGTGGCAGCGGCAGTGCAGGTTTCCTCCATTCCCCCAACCTTTGGTGGTCCCAAACTAGTGCGGGGACGGGCGTGCGTCTGCACAGCCCCCGgtgcaggctggagcaggggctgtCACTACGAGGTGACAAGCCCTGCGGCGGGAGAGCCTTGAACTGTGAATGGGTGTTTTTAGAGACCGGCTGTCTGTAGAAAAGTGCCTGTCGGGTTGTCCCCCGACGGTGGCTGGTACCGAGGGGAGGGCGCAGGcccctctctgctcccaccCCATGGGTGTGTCTGTCTCGTGGTTGGGGCGCCCCAGGGCTCGGGGTGGCCCAGGGCTCGTGGCCCTTCGGCGATACGTTCGGCTCTGGGTTGTATCCGCTGTTCAGGGGCAGAGAGCGCTCCTGGCTCCACAGACTGACATGCAGTTCAGCTTTCCCAGGGGAGTCTCGGCACCCAGTACCAGCTCCCCTGGGCCAAGGGAGGGGTGTTCCCATTTTTGTTAGTCCTGGTGCCTTCTTTCCTTAGCAGACCGTGGTTAAAATGACGTCTTGGGGAAGAAACTGTTATCAGGGCTTGGCTTACCCCCACAGCCCTTTCTTCTGCTGGGAGGCTGCCGGCTGCTGTGCCTCTTCCAGGTGTTGCCCGCTCCCGGGAGCGGTTTCAGCCCATCCCATCCGCTGGAgagagcctgcagcagctgagccGGAGTGTTGGCATGTCCCCCTGCTCCTCCGGGCAGGGCTGATGGCTGGAGCTTGCGAGCTCCCCTGGCCCTGCAGCGCCTGTGCGtgccgggggggcccggccgcGGTGGGGATCGGGGCTGCCTGTGGGCGCTCTCAGCCCTGCCGGAGCGGGCAGCCGGCTTCATGGGCAGCCAGGTTCCGGGGTGAAGCGCTgggagggcagagccagcctggGCAGGCGCTTGGGGACTCGTGCCCCCCCGGGAGGCAGCCCCGTAGCTGCGCCTtgcccagggctgagctggagcGGGGCACGCTTCCTCTGCCCCGGGGTCGGTGGGACGCTGAGCTGGGGCTCCTCTTGCGCCCTCCTTACCCTTGGACGGAGCAGCACTGTCCCCCTTCACCCCGGGAGGAGACGGGTCCCAGGTGCTGGTTCTCCCCCCGCTGCTGCGGACGGctgtccctgcctgcccgcGGGCCCCGGGacggggcggcagcggggctgggggtgcaggtggtggtggtggagccGCTCTGATGGTTTCTCCCCGTTCCCTTTCAGCTGCCCTACACGGAGCTGGAGAAGGTGAGTGGCATCGAGGAGGCCAAGCACTACCTGCGGCAGAAGCTGAGGGAGCTGCGCTTCTGAGGGACAGACAGACGCCTGGAGTGCCGGGCCccgggtggggagggggcacagcgGGTGGGTGCAGGcgggtgctgccagcccctctcccctggaGAGGGAGCTGCCCCTGTCCCGGGGGGGGGCATGGGGCTGGGCCGGGGTCACCTCTTCCttgatgtggggctggggtagTGCGAGATATTTATTGCTGTTAGCGTGGGGAAGGGGTGTGACTTGACTGGTGCTTAGGGGagtgtgtggggctggggggggggagatcCCTCgctgcctcccctgccctggccctacccccccagccctggctccaAGGGTCGCTGTGGGGGGGCCTGGCCCCCCGGCAGCACTGGGGGGGCAGGGGTCCCCGTGCCCCCAACACcgctgctgggagggagggcGGTGTCCGGCCCCCACCTGCAGggtcccggggggctgcggcagACCCCGCACTGGGCCGGGAGCGGGTCGGGCAGGGCCATGGCTGTTTGCACagggggctgctccccagccgGGAGGAAGGGGGGTGCTTGGGAAGTGGGGGTTAACTTTACAATAAAACTGGTGAAAAGTTTGCAAAGTCCATTCTGTTTATTAGTACAAGGCAGCGGCCggcccacagcccctgcccgggcTGGGTCAGGCACAAGGCGAGCCCtgtgcccccaccccagcagcccagGGCACAGCCCCCCCGGCCGTCTGCCCTGGGGGGGCACAGGCAGgcgcagggacccccccccgtCCGTGGCAGCAGGGCCggcacccagccctggcagtGTGCAGTGCatgggatgctgctgcctgcagccctgccctcgCGCAgccgtggggcaggcaggggggtgtggggttcacccccccgccagcacctccagcctcagctgccTCGGCACCCCTCAGCCCAGCGTGCTCGTTATAAAGCTGTTTATTGCCATTTAAATTACACCGTTAAATAAAACGCGGTGGGATTTAGGAAACGCCCGATTGTCTGGTGGGAGCCCAGGGCCTGGCCGGAGGCtgcggaggggctggggcaggacccggacctgcagctctgctgggggGTGACCGGGGGCTCTGCCCCATGGTGTGGTCAGGACGTGCCCGGGGGGACCGAAGGCACGGCACGGCCCTGTACCGCGccggaggggtgggggggggcccCGGTGGAGCGAGGCTACAGGCCGGCATCTCTTTGGCAGGTGTCCCCCCCGAAGGCACGGGGAGCACGGGGTGCCCGTCCCCGGCTGGGGACAGCGGCGTAGCTGCTGCCCTAATCCCCTCGCAgggcggcagcgcggggggcCTGGATGTgcccggccccgcagccgcgGACGGCTCACTGGCTGGCACGCGGTCACACTGGCATCGGCATTTCGTTGTACTCGTCCACACCTTCCCGCTCGTCAAAGATAGGCTCGGCCTCGTCCGCATCCAGCTGCGGGGAGATGGCGGCTGAGCGGGCAGCGAGAGGCTCCCCTTTCCCCACCGCCCACCCGCGTGGGGCCAGCCGTCACGGCCCACAGCCCCGAGCACCCACAGGGACGAGGGACGCAGTCGACCGCGGGACAGGGAGCAGGTACTTACATACTTCATCTCACGGTCAGTGAAGATACGGCTGAGCAGACACATGCGGAGTGGCACCgtgaggatgaggatgaaggGGAAGGCCAGGGAGGCCACCGTGGACATGACGGCCCAGAGCACGGCCAGACATGCCAGCTGCAGCCCGGTGAAGAGGTGCATGCGCAGCGTGCGCACCTGCGTGGGGACGGGCATCAGTTCTGGGGGGAGCACGCGCGTGCCGGACCCCCGCGTCCGCCTCCCACCCCAGGCACAGCCTGCCCCCAGCAGTAGCCCCCCCACATCCAGGGCACGGCTctccacagccctgccagggtcTGGCCGCCCCAGAGGAACGGCCCTGTCCTGTCCCCCCGCTTTGTCCATTCCCTCGCCCCCCTAAAAAAGGCTTTGCCAGAGTCTGTCCTGCAGACGCCCCGGTGCCCCAAGCCCAAGGGTGCCCCGGGCTGGCGGCTGCCCCAGACGAGGGTCCcaccccccccggaccccccagGGCCCTCCTCTGACCTTTTTGACGTAGGTGACATCGGGGTGGTGCTTGGGGGGcatcagcagcagctgcaggcgCTCGTAGAACTGGATGCCGTTGAGGGAGGTGACGCCCATGTAGAGGAAGATCCCGAAGAGCACAGCCAGTGGGATCTGCCGCAGCAGGTCCCCGATGACGATGGACAGGCCTGGGCCAGAGCGGGGTCAGCCGCGGTGCCCAGGGAGGGGCCAGGGCTCACAACAGCCTCCTGGCCCCAATCCTCCCTGCCCAGTCGCCCCCCACGCTTGGGAAGGGTCCTGTGTCACTGGTGTCCACGTGGGACAGGGTGGCCGCACCGGCTTGCCCAGGGCTCAGGGCACCCCAGCTCTTGTGGGCTCAGCCCCCATGCTGCTCCCTGCACCGCCGCGGCTCCCCATggctccccggccccccacgGCCATGCAGGAGCTGGCGGTGGACCCACAGCCCGCAGGGCTGGACCTACCGACGAGCACAGCCACCAGCAGCCCGGTGACCCGCTGCTCCTTCACCTCCTGGATCTTGGGCTTGTCCCCAGGTGCCACAGCCTTGCTCATGACGGTGAGGGCGTTGGCGTGCGTGACGGAGCGCACTGTGGCCGCAGCGAGCCACGGCAGCCCGAAGAGTGCGAAGAAGCCGCCCATGGCCACGATGAGCAGGAGATCAAGGTGGAAGCCAGAGCCCTTCTGCAGCATCCGCTCCTTCTTGCTGATGATCAGCCTGGGCACAAGGGCAGACGGTCGGCATGGCTCGACAGGGCTTGGCACGGCATGGCACTGCAAAGCTTGGCACAGCtcagcacggcacggcacagtTCGGCACGGCACAGTTCGGCACGGCACAGCTCAGCATGGCATAGCACAGCTTGGCATGGCTCAGCACAGCTCAGCGCGGCACAGCTCGGCATTGCACGGCATGGTACAGCACGGCTTGACACGGCACGGCACAGCTTGGTACAGCTCGGTACGGCACACCCTGCCCCACTCGtgccccgcgcagccccgctgggcccccagccctgccccgctgcGCTCACGTGGTGATCTGCGTCTCCATGAAGATGAGGATGAAGACGAGGACGGCGGGGAGGCCGCTGGCCACCATCATCCAGACGGGGAAGTCGCTCTTCTCGCCCAGGGGGTTGATCACCCAGCCCCGCTTGTCCGGGGCCGTCACCGAGAACCCGCTGGGCACGCTCAGCTtctgcggggagggggcgagaaatgctggggtgggggcactGGCTCTGCCCGCCGGCGCGCAGCTCCCCCAGAGCGAGGGGTGCCGCGGGGCGTGGGGTGAGCCGTGGGAGGCACCAGGACCCGCCGCAGCCAAACTCAAAGGGCTCCCGGCAAAGCGGGGAGAGGAAAGGCGAGATGCCGGGAGCCGGAGGCGGCCCCGAGCGCCGTGGCGGGGACAGAGGGTGCTGCACATGCTGGGAGCCGCTGACCTGCAGCGGGGACGGCAGCAGGCGAGCgggaccggggccgggcggcACCAGGGCCCCACGGCAGGGTGCGAGGTGGGGGGGGTCCTGCCCAAGGGGGATGGTTGGGTGCTGACCTGCGTGTAGGTGTCCTGGATGCTGTAGTCCACCAGCACCATCACCAGGATGGCAATGGGCACCCCGAAGTCCCCGATGAGCCGCCGGATCTGAGGGCAGAGCAGCGTCAGCTcggccccagccccactgcccgCCCCACCCCGGCTCAGCCCTGCCCCCCCAAAGCTGGGCTCACCCCAGGGCCCCACGCAGCGCCCACGCCGCCGTCCCGCCTGCCCCACGCACCCGTCCGGGGAAGAACCGGCTGTTCTTGAACTTGCGCAGGAAGAAGGCGATGAAGAAGGTGCCGGCCATGAGCACCAGCGAGAGCAGCGCCGTGTTGGGCTGCCCCGTCACCTTGGCTGCGGCGCGGCCGGCCATGCCGTCGGCCGGGGCTGCGCTGGTGTTCCTCCACGCCTCTGCCTCCGCGCCCGTGCCGTTCGCCGGCAGGCAGCCATGCAGGGGGTGCTCCTGGAAGATCTGCAGCAGCGCAATGCtcaggcaggtcctgcctgtcCCCGTCCCACCGacgccccagccccggccccaccAGCTCACCTTGGCCAGTTTGGAGAAGGTCTCGTAGATGAAGATGAGGGAGATGAGGAAGGCGAAGATCTCCTGGGTGAAACGGGAGACGAAGCGCACCAGGAAGCTGCCCTCAAAGGCCACCATGACCAGCACGATGAGGATGAGCCAGAAGCCGATCCAGACGCGCCCCACCAGGTACTCCAGCTCGTTGGACGTGCAGAACTGCCGGTGCCGCGCGGACAGACGGACAGGCAGAGAGACAAGCAGGTGTCAGCAGGAGGGATGGCCGCAGGGCGGGAGCAGAGCCctgggcagtggggcagggagggcccGGGCAGTCGCAGTGGGGCCGGATGCCTGCCCCACGCTGGGAACACCCCACCTCCCGCCCCTGCCCGTGCTCTCACCGTGAAGAAAGCCTCCTCAAAGACAAGCAGGGGCCCCGAGAAGCCGATGACGAGCAGGGGCTGGGCACCCAGCAAGCAGAAGAGCACGCCCTGCAGCGACGTGGAGATGATCAGCTCAGACACCCCGATCAGGTCCTGCGTCTTCTCCCCTGCGGGCAGGACAGGCTCAGGCACGCCCGGCAGGACGGGGGGCCTTCGTCCCCAGCGCCACAGCTGATGGCCCCGGGCCCTGGCAGCTCCTACCCGCTCCCTCCTGCAGCGAACGCACGGGGCAGCACACAGCACCCACACCTGCGGTGCCCCCGTGCAGTGCCGTGCCCCCCAGCActcacccagcagccctccgaAGGTGATGGCCGGTGACAGCGCGGCAAAGTAGATGAAAATGACGGCCGCAATGCACTGGGGGTTCAGCGCATCCCTGAAGTCGCTCAGGTACTTGGGGTACCGCCGCCGCACGTCCCGGATCAGCCCCCCAAAGGGCCGGCCCGTGCGCCGCAGGGGgtcatcctcctcctcgccctCACCCTCCACCACCTTCAGCTTCAGCAGCGCTGCACCCCGCGGACAGACAGATGGACGGACGGTGAGACCCCGCCAGCCGGGTGCCCCCACCCAGACCCTGCCCCAGTCCCGCCCGGCCGGCACCTTTCTCCTCGGGGGACttgggctccagcagcagccgccgctcctgctcctccctcttcttcagCATCTCACGCTGGAAGTGGGCGACGCTGCGCAGCAGCTCCTCGCCCTGCACCTCGGAGGGCGGCAGCACCACGCTGCAGTCCAGGAACTCGTTGATGGCGTTGAGGAGGTCGTGGCGGTCGTCGGCCAGGTACGCGGCCTCGTGGAATTGCTGGCGGGGCAACGGCGGGGTCAGAGCACCCGTGGGGCCCCCCgagcccagccccgggggcaCGGCCCCGGCAGGgacccagcacccaccttgTCGGACATGAGGGTGGAGATGGAGCGCCCGATCTCGTGGTAGTCcatgtgggtgctgctggggcccAGCAGCACGAAGAGGAACCGCACGGGGACGGGCACCTCCAGCACCGAGTCCAGCT
This Gavia stellata isolate bGavSte3 chromosome 6, bGavSte3.hap2, whole genome shotgun sequence DNA region includes the following protein-coding sequences:
- the SLC4A2 gene encoding anion exchange protein 2 isoform X1: MTHSQVSSEIHHIVSSAFQSPEQEALGAGSPTFGEEEEEEKDLNKALGVERFEEILCDAHPRNAEEAGRSYGEEDFEYHRQSSHHIHHPLSTHLPPDTRRKKGVPKKGKKKHCRASVPGETPTIEEAEEDEDEACDTETERSAEELLQPGPPEAVQFFLQEDEVTDRRAEEPAAPTALPGSPPEPRGSTSPREAQAGSPDVEEGGSVEGAAAAEAGSPGRPVPKLQPGHRSYNLHERRRIGSMTGAEQARYQKMPTDESEAQTLASADLDYMKSHRFEDVPGVRRHLVRKSAKAQVVHVSKDHKEPSTRHRKQDRQPHEVFVELNELVVDKNQELQWKETARWIKFEEDVEEETDRWGKPHVASLSFRSLLELRKTLSHGAVLLDLDQKTLPGVAHQVVEQMVITDQIRAEDRANVLRALLLKHSHPSDEKDFSFPRNISAGSLGSLLVHHHSTNHVAEGSEPAVTEPLIAGHAVEHDTRIDVEREREVLTPTPPAGITRSKSKHELKLLEKIPDNAEATVVLVGCVEFLDQPTMAFVRLQEAVELDSVLEVPVPVRFLFVLLGPSSTHMDYHEIGRSISTLMSDKQFHEAAYLADDRHDLLNAINEFLDCSVVLPPSEVQGEELLRSVAHFQREMLKKREEQERRLLLEPKSPEEKALLKLKVVEGEGEEEDDPLRRTGRPFGGLIRDVRRRYPKYLSDFRDALNPQCIAAVIFIYFAALSPAITFGGLLGEKTQDLIGVSELIISTSLQGVLFCLLGAQPLLVIGFSGPLLVFEEAFFTFCTSNELEYLVGRVWIGFWLILIVLVMVAFEGSFLVRFVSRFTQEIFAFLISLIFIYETFSKLAKIFQEHPLHGCLPANGTGAEAEAWRNTSAAPADGMAGRAAAKVTGQPNTALLSLVLMAGTFFIAFFLRKFKNSRFFPGRIRRLIGDFGVPIAILVMVLVDYSIQDTYTQKLSVPSGFSVTAPDKRGWVINPLGEKSDFPVWMMVASGLPAVLVFILIFMETQITTLIISKKERMLQKGSGFHLDLLLIVAMGGFFALFGLPWLAAATVRSVTHANALTVMSKAVAPGDKPKIQEVKEQRVTGLLVAVLVGLSIVIGDLLRQIPLAVLFGIFLYMGVTSLNGIQFYERLQLLLMPPKHHPDVTYVKKVRTLRMHLFTGLQLACLAVLWAVMSTVASLAFPFILILTVPLRMCLLSRIFTDREMKYLDADEAEPIFDEREGVDEYNEMPMPV
- the SLC4A2 gene encoding anion exchange protein 2 isoform X2; protein product: MTHSQVSSEIHHIVSSAFQSPRTPCTPSPAVPPLEEEEEKDLNKALGVERFEEILCDAHPRNAEEAGRSYGEEDFEYHRQSSHHIHHPLSTHLPPDTRRKKGVPKKGKKKHCRASVPGETPTIEEAEEDEDEACDTETERSAEELLQPGPPEAVQFFLQEDEVTDRRAEEPAAPTALPGSPPEPRGSTSPREAQAGSPDVEEGGSVEGAAAAEAGSPGRPVPKLQPGHRSYNLHERRRIGSMTGAEQARYQKMPTDESEAQTLASADLDYMKSHRFEDVPGVRRHLVRKSAKAQVVHVSKDHKEPSTRHRKQDRQPHEVFVELNELVVDKNQELQWKETARWIKFEEDVEEETDRWGKPHVASLSFRSLLELRKTLSHGAVLLDLDQKTLPGVAHQVVEQMVITDQIRAEDRANVLRALLLKHSHPSDEKDFSFPRNISAGSLGSLLVHHHSTNHVAEGSEPAVTEPLIAGHAVEHDTRIDVEREREVLTPTPPAGITRSKSKHELKLLEKIPDNAEATVVLVGCVEFLDQPTMAFVRLQEAVELDSVLEVPVPVRFLFVLLGPSSTHMDYHEIGRSISTLMSDKQFHEAAYLADDRHDLLNAINEFLDCSVVLPPSEVQGEELLRSVAHFQREMLKKREEQERRLLLEPKSPEEKALLKLKVVEGEGEEEDDPLRRTGRPFGGLIRDVRRRYPKYLSDFRDALNPQCIAAVIFIYFAALSPAITFGGLLGEKTQDLIGVSELIISTSLQGVLFCLLGAQPLLVIGFSGPLLVFEEAFFTFCTSNELEYLVGRVWIGFWLILIVLVMVAFEGSFLVRFVSRFTQEIFAFLISLIFIYETFSKLAKIFQEHPLHGCLPANGTGAEAEAWRNTSAAPADGMAGRAAAKVTGQPNTALLSLVLMAGTFFIAFFLRKFKNSRFFPGRIRRLIGDFGVPIAILVMVLVDYSIQDTYTQKLSVPSGFSVTAPDKRGWVINPLGEKSDFPVWMMVASGLPAVLVFILIFMETQITTLIISKKERMLQKGSGFHLDLLLIVAMGGFFALFGLPWLAAATVRSVTHANALTVMSKAVAPGDKPKIQEVKEQRVTGLLVAVLVGLSIVIGDLLRQIPLAVLFGIFLYMGVTSLNGIQFYERLQLLLMPPKHHPDVTYVKKVRTLRMHLFTGLQLACLAVLWAVMSTVASLAFPFILILTVPLRMCLLSRIFTDREMKYLDADEAEPIFDEREGVDEYNEMPMPV